The Candidatus Hydrogenedentota bacterium DNA segment GGCGTCGAGTTTACCAACGCACCGCGGATCGTCGGAATACTCGATATGCGTCGAGTAAGGGGGATCGATAAAGACAAAGTCCGCCTGACTGTTTCGGACAGGCAGCTTCCGAGCGTCGGCCTCTTGAATATCGTCACGGTACGGGACGATGTCGAATCCAAGCGCGCGCCGGCCCAGCTCCGCGGCCACGTCGAGCGTGGTGCCGCTGCCGCACATAGGGTCGATCACCAAGTCGCCGGGTTTCGTATAGCGCTGCAGCACGTTCCAGATGACGTAGGCAGGGGTCGCGCCTTTGTAGTCTTTATCGCCTTGCGTGCCGGCCCCATATTGCTGGGAGGGAAAGTCCCACAGCGTGGTAGTCTGCACCTTCGGATTGGGTTTCCGATAGACGCCGTGGGTCCCAGCCGAACGGGGCCGCGCG contains these protein-coding regions:
- a CDS encoding DNA methyltransferase, whose product is MEESPRRRARPRSAGTHGVYRKPNPKVQTTTLWDFPSQQYGAGTQGDKDYKGATPAYVIWNVLQRYTKPGDLVIDPMCGSGTTLDVAAELGRRALGFDIVPYRDDIQEADARKLPVRNSQADFVFIDPPYSTHIEYSDDPRCVGKLDAAGPEYYDAMAVVIKEAARILKPNRCMALYCSDSFRKGKPFCPVGFELFDLLRQRFEPVDIIAVTRRNRTLMRRHYHTEAEKGNYFLRGFNYLFIMRNS